The Fodinibius saliphilus genomic interval AGCTAAGAAGAGATAGGTTTGTTCGACCAATCCAATTTGGTAGGTATCTCCGGAAAGGAATCTCCAGTCAGTAGTAAATTGATATCCATCAATAAAGGTACCTGCATCGTAGCCCACATAAATCAAGCCTACAAGCATGATCAGTGAACCTACCAGGGTATAAATGAAAAATTTAACAGTAGCATGAATTCGGTTTTTGCCGCCCCAGATACCGATCAGGAAATACATTGGTATCAGTGAGAGTTCGAAGAATACATAAAAAACAATCAGGTCGAGCGAAGCGAAGACTCCCATTGAGGCCGTTTGCAGCAACAGTAACATTGAATAATAACCCGCCAAATGCTTTTTAACAGAATCCCAAGAAGATAGAATTACTATGGGCCCCATAAGGGTAGTTAACATAAACAAAAGCAGGCTCAATCCGTCAAGCCCCAGCAGATACTTTATATCGAGCCCAGTCAATAAGGGATTACCCTCTGTTAAATATTGCGCCGTAGCTGAATTTGCAATATCGAAGTTAAACAGTAGTGGCAGCGATAATGCAAAAGTCGCCGTTGTGACGATCAAGCTTATCCATTTAGTAGCTTTGTCACTGCGGGCAGCCAAAATTGCGGCGATCCCTACTAGTGGTAAATAAATACAAATATTTAAGAGTAACTCCATTATCAATTCTTTTTTACAGGATCAACATACTTAGTACAATAATAACTCCAAGAACAAGAGCCAGCGCATAACTGCTGGTAACACCGGTTTGGATATATCGGAAGACACTTCCGAAAAGTCGGACAACACCCCCGACCGTATTCACAATACCATCAACAATCTTCATATCAAACTTTGCAAGACCTTTCTCCGACATTCGAACAACAGGATCAACAACAACGCCTTCATAAAACTCATCAATACTGTATTTTTCTTTCCAGGTTTGATACAGGGTACCAAAGCGATTTGCGAGCTTGGCATCCGATTCTTCAGTATCTCCGCTCCCATACATTCGATAAGCAATAAATACACCGGCAACAGCAATACCAATTGATATAAACATCAGTATCCATTCTGCTGAGTGTGAAAGGGTAAGTCCATAATCAGCCGTTACATTGTACAGCCAATTGTGCAGAAGATTAATATGCTCTTCTTGGTGCGTAAATGTAGCAAGCAAGAAGTTCGGTACCCCTAGGAACCCACCGAAAACTGATAGTCCGCCAAGTGTCCAAAGCGGTATCGTCATGGTCTTGGGACTTTCATGCAGATACTTCTCTGCCCCGGCTGCTTCACTAATTTTCTCCGGCAATTTAAACGATCCGTTAAATGTACCAAACGTAAGACGGAACATGTAGAAGGCGGTCAAAAATGCGGTCACAATGCCTACCCCCCAAAGAAGCAGGTACAATGTACCGGCAAATTCACCGAAACCAGCATTGAAAGTGAATGCTAAAATTTCATCTTTTGAGAAAAAACCAGCCAGTGGCGGTATACCTGAAATCGCAATAGTTGCAATCAAAAATGTTTTATACGTAGAGGGCATATACTCTTTAAGCCCACCCATAAAGCGCATATCCTGCGGGTCGAAATGCACATCTTTACCTTCATCATGTAAACCATGCTCTACATGTTCCATAGCATGAATAACAGAACCTGAACCCAAAAAGAGACAAGCTTTAAAAAAGGCATGTGTCACAACGTGGAACATAGCAGCAGTAAAAGCACCGGATCCCAATGCCAGGAACATATACCCCAGCTGAGAAACAGTAGAATAGGCCAGTACCCTTTTAATATCGTTCTGTGTAATGGCAATAGTAGCAGCAACAATTGCGGTCAAGGCTCCTACAACAGCAATAATCATCATTATTTCCGGTGACATTACAAACATCTCTGACATTCTGGAGATCAGATATATTCCAGAAGTCACCATTGTAGCTGCGTGAATAAGAGCAGAAACAGAGGTCGGCCCTGCCATCGCATCAGGCAACCAAACAAAAAGAGGTATCTGTGCACTTTTACCGGTAGCCCCTATGAGCATTAATAATCCAATCCAAAACGTATCATCTGCTGGTATGGACTCAAGATTTGCGAGTACTACATCAAAATCGAGACTCCCGACATGTTGGAACGTCAGAAACATAGCAATGAGGAAAGCGAAATCTCCTACCCTGTTATACCAAAAGGCTTTGCTTCCTGCTGCGGAGTTTGCCATATCGGTATACCAGAACCCGATCAACAGGTATGAACAGAGACCTACCCCCTCCCAACCTAAGAAAAGCAGCAGCATATTATCTGCCAGCACGAGGTTGAGCATGGCGAAAATAAAGAGATTCAAATAGGCAAAGAATTTCCAATACCCCTCATCGTGCCACATATAACCGATAGAATAAAGGTGGATTAAAAACCCTACCCCCGTTACTACCAAAGCCATCATGACCGAAAGCTGATCCAATTGATAGGCGATATCTACACTAAAAGATCCAACCTCAATCCAGGTAAAAAGTTCAGCGAATATCGGTTCCGACCCCTGCCCCATATTTACGAAGAAATAAACGGCTATGGCAAAAGGAATAAAGACTGCGAGATTGGAAATGGCCCCTATAAGCCCCTTCTTATTACGAAAAGAATCGGAATATAGCCCCAAAAGGCCATTGATCAGAAATCCCAAAAGCGGGAAGAGAATAATAAGCGTTGTAAGCGTAGTTGCAGAATCCATTAACTATGATCTTTCAGATTTGTATCCTCATACAATTTTCGGCCCAAATGTAGCCAATACCCTAAATTTTCCCAAGGGTAAATTCACAAGTGGCAAAGATACAAAAAAGTGAGTGAAGGTAAAGGGTTTTATTGCTGTTTAGACCCATTTTATAAACAAGGAATTCTCTTTCCCGGGATTCCCCAGTAAGACCTGTCTAAATAAAAAAAGACGACCCTGAATAAGGCCGTCTTTTCGTTAAATAAAAATTTTAAAATCATATTACCAACGCAGTAGATTAATCTTACTGATATCCACTGAAAGATTGTTTCGAAAGATAGCAATGATTATTGCAAGTCCCACTACGGCCTCTGCTGCTGCAATAGCAAGCGAAAAAAACACCAATATTTGCCCATCAACATTTCCATAGTGACTGCTAAATGAAATCAACGATAAGTTTACCGCATTTAACATCAATTCTACGCACATAAAAATTACGATGGCGTTTTTACGAATCAAGACGCCAATAACACCAATGCAAAACAGTAGCGCACTGAGCGCCAAAAACCAATCAATACCTATCATTTATTACCCTCAGTTCTAACTTTGTGTTGTGCTATCATTATCGCTCCATTCATGGCCGCTGTAAGGAGCATAGCAATTATATGAAAAGGAAGTATATACTTTGAAAAGAGCACATCCCCTATAGCTTCTACCGTTCCGGCAGTGGCCATTTCAGAAGAAACAGTAGGCAATGTATCAGAAAAACTGCCTATGCTAAATAGTATCTGTGCAAAAACACCTACTCCAAGTAAGAAAGCCACAAAATACTTTAACCGTAACTTGCTGAAGAGACTCGTTTCCTCATCAACATTCAAGAGCATAATTACGAATAAAAACAGTACCATTATGGCACCGGCATATACCAGCACCTGAATTATTGCTAGGAATTGTGCCTGTAGCAATAAAAATAATCCTGCCAGAGAAATCATATTCAGTACCAGGAAAAGTGCGCTATTGACGGTATTTTTGCTGATTACCATCATCAGCGCTGAAGCAACGGCTAAGACAGCCAGAAAAATGAAGAAATACGTAATCATATTTATCTATTTATTTTGGTGGCTTCAAAGGTAGATAAAATTAAAAACCTCATCAACAAAAAAGCGAATTTGTTTCCATTCTTTATAAGACCTTTCCAAAGAACACTCCCCCTTGCTCATTACCAGAAATAAATAAGCCCGCAGATTCCCACAATCCAACAATACCATGCAAAAGGATGGATTCCTTTAGTGCGTAGTAAGATAATCAGATATTTTAAAGCAATATATCCTGATACAAATGAGGTGACAAAACCGATAATCAGATCCCAAAAAGCGGCCATTGGAATTCCCATCTCAATCATTGTCTTGAGTTCCAGGAGCATAGCACCGGCAATAACAGGGATAACCATTAAGAACGAAAAGTTTGCTACCTTTTCCCTTTGTATCCCTAAGTAGAGCCCCAACGAAATCGTTGAACCCGACCGACTTATACCCGGTAAAATTGCACAAGCCTGAGCGAGGCCAATCCCAAAAGCGCTACCGGCACTTAAATGGTTCGTAAACTTTGTGCGATACTTGGTAGCATACAAAATCACTCCTGTTACCAAGAGCATAATTGAAACCATAAATGGATTTAAAAACACATTCTCAATAGTATCTTTCAGTGTCAGCCCTACAATTAATGCAGGAATCATACTCAATAAAATAAACCCTGTAAGTTTGATGTTACTATCAGTAGATACTTTATTAGAGAATTCTGAAGGACTTAGCAGTAACGACCATATTGAGCCAAGTATATTTCCTATTTTTTCATGATAATAAATAAGAATACTACACAAGGTGCCAAAGTGTACAACAACTTCAAATGTAATACTTTTATCCAGCTCTCCACCAAGTAAGGCCTCCCCTAACACCAGGTGTCCCGAACTGCTGATAGGCAGAAATTCTGTTAATCCCTGAATAAGTCCTAATAAAAAAGAATCTATGATTTCCATTTATTACCTTTAGCCATTTATATTAAAGCGAAAGAAAATAGTTATAACTCATTTGAATTCTAAATTAACAATTGAACTTCTGCTATGGAGAACCCCTCAACATCAGTAGATATGCAAGAACTGGGTAAAAAAATAGAAAAGTCCAGTGCCTTCATTGAAAATATTTACAGAGAATTAGATAAAGTTATTGTCGGTCAGCGCTATATGATAGACCGGCTGCTTATTGGGTTACTATCTGATGGTCACGTGCTGCTCGAAGGGGTACCAGGCCTTGCCAAAACTCTAACTGTATCATCGCTGGCACAAGTAATAAACACTAAATTTCAGCGACTGCAATTCACCCCCGACCTGTTACCTGCCGACCTTATAGGTACGCTTATTTACAACCAAAAAGAGGCCGAATTTACGGTAAAAAAAGGACCTATTTTTGCAAATATTATTCTGGCGGATGAGATAAACCGATCTCCCGCGAAAGTGCAAAGCGCGCTCCTCGAGGCCATGCAGGAACAACAAGTAACAATTGGGGAAGAAACGTTTAAACTTGATGACCCCTTCTTGGCTTTAGCTACCCAAAACCCTGTAGAGCAAGAGGGAACCTATCCCCTTCCCGAAGCCCAGGTTGATCGTTTTATGATGAAAATTAAGATCGATTATCCTAATGAAAGTGAAGAACTTGAAATTATGCGTCGGATGGCTAAAACCGGTGCTCAAGAAGAATTAAAACCGGTTATAACGGTCGATAAAGTTTTGGAAGCCCGAGAAGTTATTAATGAAATATACATTGATGAGAAAGTTGAACAGTATATTATAGACCTGGTTTTTTCAACAAGAAATCCCGAGAAATATAATATGGATGACCTAGCTGACCTCATTAACTTTGGTGCTTCTCCCCGTGCATCTATAAACTTAAATTTGGCAGCCCGTGCTCATGCCTTCATGGAACATCGTGCCTATGTAACGCCCGAAGATGTACGAACCATAGCTATGGATGTTCTTCGCCACCGCATCATTCCAACCTTCGAAGCCGAAGCAGAAAACATCACATCCGAAGACCTTATAGATAAAATCATGTCTTCGGTACAGGTTCCATAGTAATTTCCTTCCTTTTAGCATTTAAAGTCCGTAAGGTTTATTACATAACCATAGACATCTGCTGTGTATGGTTGTGTAAAACTAAGCCTTACGGATTTTCTATTTTTAATTTGCTAGTATTCCAATCGCTTTATTATTTAGTATTACTAGTTAATTCAATCCACTTTTTATGGATATCAATTTTGTCTCTCGCAAAGACATCAATATTTCCAAGAAGAGTTCCTCCAAATATAAACCTCTACTTGATGCTATTAGGAAGTTAGAACCAGGGGGAAAAGCAATACAGGTTTCTTATGATGAAAAAGCAGAACTAAGCTCAATGCGCAATGTCATCTATAGTCATAATAGACAACAAAATGACAACGTTAAAAGCAGTAAACACCCTGACAAAAAAGTGGTTTTTTTCTTTTTAGAAGATAAGTAGTCTTAAAACTTTCAGTAAAAGAAAAGGCCCAGCGTAATTGCACGCTGGGCCTTTCTTAATTTATGTCAAAGAGTAACTTCAGAATTACTCCTCTTGGTCATCAGCCTCTTTTTCAGCTTCTTCGGCTTTTGCTTGCTCACGGAACTTCCGTGCAGCTTCTTCCTTCTGCTTATCAACCATCTGCTGCTTAAGATCAGCAAGACCAGACATTTCACCAAGTGTTGGTGTGCCTGTCTCGGTTGAGGATTTCTTTTGACTGCTACCTTCAGGCTTGCTACGCTCTTTCTTCTCTTTGGAAGAGTCAGCTTTCTCAACATCTTGCTCTCGCTGACTAAGCGTAATATTCTTGTTGGATTCATCCAACTCAATTACAAATGCTTCTACGCTGTCGCCATCTTCAAAGATTTCTGATGGTTCCCCATCTTCTTCTGTTTTGCTAGCGGGCAAGAAGCCTTCAAGTCCGTAAGGTAGAGAAACAAAGGCGCCTTTATCTGTTGTCTTAACAACTTCGCCTTCAACCTTGTTAGTTCCGCTGTATTCTTCTGCGAACTGCTCCCAAGGGTTCTCTTCAATCTGCTTGTGACCAAGCGTAATTCGACGATTTTCAAAGTCTATCGCCAGAATAATAACTTCGATCTCTTCATCCTTGTCAATAACCTCGTTCGGATGGTTGATCTTCTCAGTCCAACTCAAGTCAGAAATATGGATAAGTCCATCGATACCTGGTTCGAGTTCAACAAACACACCAAAGTTGGTGAGGTTTCGAACAGTTCCTGTATGCTTGGATCCAACAGGATAACGCTTGTCGATATCTTCCCAAGGATCTTTCTCGAGCTGTTTAACACCAAGAGAAATTTTCTTCTCCGGCTCATTTACATTAAGTACCACACAATCGATGATATCGTCCTTGCTTACCAGCTGTGATGGATGTTTAATATGCTGTGTCCACGACATTTCACTAATGTGGATAAGCCCCTCAACACCTTTCTCAAGCTCAATAAACGCACCGTAATCAGCGATAGAAACAACACGACCCTGTACTTGAATGTTTTCAGGGTACTTAAGATCAATCTCGTTCCATGGATGCGGCTGCAACTGCTTAAGTCCAAGCGATACTCGCTTAGAGTCTTCATCAAAGTCGATAACAGCAACATTAAGTCGTTGGTCCAGAGAAACAATTTCTTCGGGATGCTCAACACGTCCCCACGAAAGATCGGTAATATGCAAGAGGCCGTCGACACCACCAAGATCGATAAAGACACCGAAATCGGTAATATTTTTGACGATACCTTCGAGTACCTGACCTTCTTCGATAGTAGAAAGGATCTCTTCACGCTGCTCTTCGAGATCAGACTCGATAAGTGCACGGTGAGATACCACAACATTTTCTGCCGACATGTTGAGTTTAACAACCTGGAACTCCATCGTTTTACCCACATAAGCATCAAAATCTCTTACCGGACGTACATCAATTTGTGATCCGGGCAAGAACGCATCGATACCCATGATATCGGCAACCATACCGCCTTTAATACGACGTTTAATGTGTCCTTCAATAACTTCGCCGGTCTCAGCAGCTCGTTCAATTGTTTCCCAAGCATGCAGAATATCAGCCTTACGACGAGAAAGGATGAGTTGCCCTTCCTGATCTTCTACCTTATCAAGGAATACATCAACTTCATCACCTGGTTCAAGTTCTTCAACCAGTTCATCAGGAAATTCATTTGCCTGTACAATTCCTTCGGATTTAAATCCGATATCAACAATTACATAATCTTCATCTACAGAAACGACACGACCCGTAACAATCTCTTTTTCTTCAATCTCATTGAGCGTGTCTTCATACATGTCTGCAAGCTGATGAAACTCTTCATCGCTGTAATCTTCCGATGCAGCCTGCAATTGATCATAAGTATAGGTTTTTTCGCCCTCTTCAACATCGCCGGAGAATGAAGCAATTTCTTCTGATTCCGGTTCCACGCGTACTTCTTCTTCGGTGGTAGGGTCTATAGCAGTTTCTTCCGTAACCTCTTCTTCGGCTACTGTTGCCTGCTCTTCTTCGTTAGTTTGTTCTTGTTTAGGTTCGTCTGTCATTATGTGTTTTAGTTAAAATTACCGCAGCCCGAATAATTCGGGATGGGATTAGTGTTAGTATTATAATTTACAGTTGTATTCAAAATTCAATCCTTTGTTTCACTTCCAAACAAATTTGATCGACCTGTTGTTCAAATGTCAAACCCGTCGTGTCAATTTCAATGGCATCTTCCGCCTTTTTCAGTGGATCAGTCTCACGTTTTTCATCTTTCTGATCGCGCCGAGCAATACTTTCTTTCACCTGCCTAAACGTTAGATCAGGGTTTTTATCTTTTCGCTCATCAAAACGCCGTCGAGCACGTTCATCCAGATCTGCCCACATATAAAATTTCAATTCTGCATTTGGGAAAACTGCTGTTCCCAAGTCTCGTCCTTCTGCTATATACGCACCATCTTTTACTACTTCGCGCATTAGCTCATTAACAAATGCCCTTACATC includes:
- the rpsA gene encoding 30S ribosomal protein S1; the encoded protein is MTDEPKQEQTNEEEQATVAEEEVTEETAIDPTTEEEVRVEPESEEIASFSGDVEEGEKTYTYDQLQAASEDYSDEEFHQLADMYEDTLNEIEEKEIVTGRVVSVDEDYVIVDIGFKSEGIVQANEFPDELVEELEPGDEVDVFLDKVEDQEGQLILSRRKADILHAWETIERAAETGEVIEGHIKRRIKGGMVADIMGIDAFLPGSQIDVRPVRDFDAYVGKTMEFQVVKLNMSAENVVVSHRALIESDLEEQREEILSTIEEGQVLEGIVKNITDFGVFIDLGGVDGLLHITDLSWGRVEHPEEIVSLDQRLNVAVIDFDEDSKRVSLGLKQLQPHPWNEIDLKYPENIQVQGRVVSIADYGAFIELEKGVEGLIHISEMSWTQHIKHPSQLVSKDDIIDCVVLNVNEPEKKISLGVKQLEKDPWEDIDKRYPVGSKHTGTVRNLTNFGVFVELEPGIDGLIHISDLSWTEKINHPNEVIDKDEEIEVIILAIDFENRRITLGHKQIEENPWEQFAEEYSGTNKVEGEVVKTTDKGAFVSLPYGLEGFLPASKTEEDGEPSEIFEDGDSVEAFVIELDESNKNITLSQREQDVEKADSSKEKKERSKPEGSSQKKSSTETGTPTLGEMSGLADLKQQMVDKQKEEAARKFREQAKAEEAEKEADDQEE
- a CDS encoding AAA family ATPase, with translation MENPSTSVDMQELGKKIEKSSAFIENIYRELDKVIVGQRYMIDRLLIGLLSDGHVLLEGVPGLAKTLTVSSLAQVINTKFQRLQFTPDLLPADLIGTLIYNQKEAEFTVKKGPIFANIILADEINRSPAKVQSALLEAMQEQQVTIGEETFKLDDPFLALATQNPVEQEGTYPLPEAQVDRFMMKIKIDYPNESEELEIMRRMAKTGAQEELKPVITVDKVLEAREVINEIYIDEKVEQYIIDLVFSTRNPEKYNMDDLADLINFGASPRASINLNLAARAHAFMEHRAYVTPEDVRTIAMDVLRHRIIPTFEAEAENITSEDLIDKIMSSVQVP
- the cmk gene encoding (d)CMP kinase, giving the protein MIIVIDGPAGSGKSSTARAIANRLNIEYLDSGALYRAATLIYLEADCDKEAFFNLLDKKDISFYYRNQLFHIAIDGKSVTDDIRTEAVAENVSEVAAMPDVRAFVNELMREVVKDGAYIAEGRDLGTAVFPNAELKFYMWADLDERARRRFDERKDKNPDLTFRQVKESIARRDQKDEKRETDPLKKAEDAIEIDTTGLTFEQQVDQICLEVKQRIEF
- the nuoL gene encoding NADH-quinone oxidoreductase subunit L; amino-acid sequence: MDSATTLTTLIILFPLLGFLINGLLGLYSDSFRNKKGLIGAISNLAVFIPFAIAVYFFVNMGQGSEPIFAELFTWIEVGSFSVDIAYQLDQLSVMMALVVTGVGFLIHLYSIGYMWHDEGYWKFFAYLNLFIFAMLNLVLADNMLLLFLGWEGVGLCSYLLIGFWYTDMANSAAGSKAFWYNRVGDFAFLIAMFLTFQHVGSLDFDVVLANLESIPADDTFWIGLLMLIGATGKSAQIPLFVWLPDAMAGPTSVSALIHAATMVTSGIYLISRMSEMFVMSPEIMMIIAVVGALTAIVAATIAITQNDIKRVLAYSTVSQLGYMFLALGSGAFTAAMFHVVTHAFFKACLFLGSGSVIHAMEHVEHGLHDEGKDVHFDPQDMRFMGGLKEYMPSTYKTFLIATIAISGIPPLAGFFSKDEILAFTFNAGFGEFAGTLYLLLWGVGIVTAFLTAFYMFRLTFGTFNGSFKLPEKISEAAGAEKYLHESPKTMTIPLWTLGGLSVFGGFLGVPNFLLATFTHQEEHINLLHNWLYNVTADYGLTLSHSAEWILMFISIGIAVAGVFIAYRMYGSGDTEESDAKLANRFGTLYQTWKEKYSIDEFYEGVVVDPVVRMSEKGLAKFDMKIVDGIVNTVGGVVRLFGSVFRYIQTGVTSSYALALVLGVIIVLSMLIL
- a CDS encoding undecaprenyl-diphosphate phosphatase, with the protein product MEIIDSFLLGLIQGLTEFLPISSSGHLVLGEALLGGELDKSITFEVVVHFGTLCSILIYYHEKIGNILGSIWSLLLSPSEFSNKVSTDSNIKLTGFILLSMIPALIVGLTLKDTIENVFLNPFMVSIMLLVTGVILYATKYRTKFTNHLSAGSAFGIGLAQACAILPGISRSGSTISLGLYLGIQREKVANFSFLMVIPVIAGAMLLELKTMIEMGIPMAAFWDLIIGFVTSFVSGYIALKYLIILLRTKGIHPFAWYCWIVGICGLIYFW
- a CDS encoding NADH-quinone oxidoreductase subunit J family protein produces the protein MITYFFIFLAVLAVASALMMVISKNTVNSALFLVLNMISLAGLFLLLQAQFLAIIQVLVYAGAIMVLFLFVIMLLNVDEETSLFSKLRLKYFVAFLLGVGVFAQILFSIGSFSDTLPTVSSEMATAGTVEAIGDVLFSKYILPFHIIAMLLTAAMNGAIMIAQHKVRTEGNK
- the nuoK gene encoding NADH-quinone oxidoreductase subunit NuoK, whose translation is MIGIDWFLALSALLFCIGVIGVLIRKNAIVIFMCVELMLNAVNLSLISFSSHYGNVDGQILVFFSLAIAAAEAVVGLAIIIAIFRNNLSVDISKINLLRW